TTGCCACCCCAGCCGGTGCCTTTGGGCGAAGAGATTCGCATGGCGCGGCGTACCCACCACGAGGCTTCCCAGACGATCACCAACATGATGAATGATATCCGCATGGGGCGGAGCATTAAAACCGAGACTTCCGCTCCCATAGTCGAGCGCATGACCGACTCCATCTTCCGCAACCAGAACGCCCTGCTCAGCCTGGGGCGTATTCGCAATCAGGATCAGTACACCTTTCAGCATTCGGTCAGCGTCAGTGTGCTGATGATGATTTTTGCCAAAAGCCAGGGCTATGATATCGATACCATTCACCACATTGGTCAGGGGGCGCTGCTCCATGATATCGGCAAGGTGAAGGTGCCCAATGAGATTCTCAATAAACCCGGCAAGCTTACCGACGAAGAGTTTGCCATCATGAAGCAGCATGCCACCTACAGCGGCGAGATCCTCAGCGGTACGCCGGAAATTTCTCCCATCTGTGTTGAAGTGGCCGCCCAGCACCATGAGCGCTGGGATGGCTCTGGGTATCCCAAGGGGCTCAAGGGCGATCAGATCAGTCCCTACGCCCAGATGGCGGCAGTGGCCGATGTGTACGATGCCATTACCTCGGATCGCTGCTACCACAAGGGACAGCATCCCACGGTGGTGCTGCGGCGCCTGCTGGAGTGGAGTGAGCAACACTTCTGCCCCAGCATGGTGCAGCGCTTTATCCAATGTGTGGGCATCTATCCGCCGGGAACCCTGGTTCGCCTGAAAAGCGGCAAGCTTGCGGTGGTGATGGAGTCGGCCAGTGAGAAAGATGGCCGGCGTGACCTGCTGCATCCGGTGGTGCGTGCGATATTCTGCACCAAGGAACGCCGGTATATGCGCCCGGAGATCCTCGACCTCTCCTGCGAGGATGTGTGCGAGATGGTGGTTGGCTCGGAAGACCCTAAAAAATGGGGAATCAACATAGACACCTATATCGGCACGAAATAGGCGAGGCGTGAAGCTGCGGAAGACCTATTCGACATGTTTGCTGTCGTTCAATGGCGCACTTCCGCGCAGGGGCAGTGTCACCGTGAAAAGCGCTCCGCGGCCAGTGTTGCCTGCCTGAATAGTTCCTCCCATACGCTCTTCCACCAGCATCCTGGCAATGCTCAGCCCCATCCCCATTCCCTTGTGAACCTTACTGCTGATGAACGATGAAAAGATTTTTTCCACAGGATGGATGCAGATGCCCCCGCCATTATCCTCCACCTGGAGAATCAGCGTGTTTTCGCGCTGCTGCCAGGAAATATGGAGACTTGGATCGGCGGTGTTGCGTTCGCTGAAGGTGTCCAGTGCGTTTTCCAGCAGGATCATCAGCACGTGGGCAAAGGCACCGGGATATCCGAGCATGCAGAGCGCTTCGTCCGGGGCGTGGCAGTGTACGCTTGTGCGTTGAAACAGGGGGATCTCTTTAAGCATGAGCAGAACCTGTTTGATGGTGCGATCTGGAAAAAACTCCTCCCTGGTGCTGCCGGAGCTGTAGAAGTTCCTGAAATCATCAACCGTACTGCCCATAAAGGCAACGCTTTCACGCATGCGGGGTATAATGACTTCCCTGATGCGCTGCGTGTGATCATCTGCCGTTCGGGCAGGTTCAAGGTAGGTCTGCAGCTCGCTGAGCAAAGCACCAAGACGGGCGAGGGGGGTGCGCCACTGGTGGGCGATCATGCCCAGGGAGCGACCGATGACCGCAAAGCGGGACTGATTCAGCATGCTCTGCTTCTGGGATTCCAGCTCGTAGCGTCCGTCGCGACCGTCTTTTCCGATGGCCAGCGAGATGGAAGTGATGTGGAGGAAAATGTTCAGGGGAATGGCGAGGGTGACATAGTTCAGGTGTTCGATGATGCCGGATTCTCCCACGAAAAAAAGCACAGCAGAAAGCAGAAGAACCAGCCCCTGGCCGCTGAGAAAGATAAGGGCCCCGCTCTGGCGTCTCTTTACGGCGTGCCACGCGACAGCAAAAAAAGTGAGATAGAGCAACAGGTTGAAGCTGGCCATTTGCGGTGTCAGTGCGTATATGCTGGGCAGCGATGGCGCGGCAAGCCAGAGCAGAACCAGCAGACTGGTGGCCATGAGCAGTACCTGGAGCCACACATGCATTCCGGGCATGGTGCTGCTGGTTCGGAAAAAATACATGACAAAGAGAATGACGGCGATATACCCACCATAGCCGAGCACCCACATGCTGTAGAACCAGTATGTATTGGGGATGCCAAAGTCAGCGAAGCGGGTGATTCCACTGTACGCCAGCACAAAAAAGAGCGAAACCACACAGAAGCTGAAGTGGGCCAGGAATTTCGGCTGACGCAGGTCAAAGCTGCTGATGGCGCTGTAGAGAATAAACGCGAACAGCAGGCCCAGGTAAACTCCCCAGAAGAGGTATCGCTTGATAGCTTCGCGGGAGAAGTCAGTAACCGTGCTGACAAGCCACTCCACGTCAACTTCTGCAGCCGTCTGGGTGCGGGTGTAAATCGTAACCGTCTGATCGGGAGTGAGCTTCAGCAGGAAGCTGTTAAAGGGCGAAGTATTGGACGGTTCGGCTTGATTCATGTATCCCAGCCTGTGATGCTCGAGAAGGGTGTCTTCGTCGACGATATAGACATCGACATGCTGCACCAGTGGACGGGTGTTCCAGAGAATCACCGCTCTGTTCCTGGGAGCAGAATTGCTTATGGTAACGCGAGTCCACACCGGCCGAGAAGAGTAGCCCAAATAGCTGGCGGGCAGAGCCTGCCAGGTGTCGCTTGCCATGATGTCACGGTAGTTGTGCTCGGCAAGGGGGTCGTACA
This portion of the Desulfurispirillum indicum S5 genome encodes:
- a CDS encoding HD-GYP domain-containing protein, which gives rise to MKKKISLDDLIPGMFIADLNCGWLDHPFASTRFLVRNTMTISKIRALGIEELWIDTSKGRDVPRKKVEVVIDEADKQAPPPAEAEADVASQQEVEKNEGQKSDLKVVLPPQPVPLGEEIRMARRTHHEASQTITNMMNDIRMGRSIKTETSAPIVERMTDSIFRNQNALLSLGRIRNQDQYTFQHSVSVSVLMMIFAKSQGYDIDTIHHIGQGALLHDIGKVKVPNEILNKPGKLTDEEFAIMKQHATYSGEILSGTPEISPICVEVAAQHHERWDGSGYPKGLKGDQISPYAQMAAVADVYDAITSDRCYHKGQHPTVVLRRLLEWSEQHFCPSMVQRFIQCVGIYPPGTLVRLKSGKLAVVMESASEKDGRRDLLHPVVRAIFCTKERRYMRPEILDLSCEDVCEMVVGSEDPKKWGINIDTYIGTK
- a CDS encoding sensor histidine kinase, with the translated sequence MRSAGTAFARTLLLLILVLAHTPAFAASQLPFDVTHLHNTHSLVERMEFLYDPLAEHNYRDIMASDTWQALPASYLGYSSRPVWTRVTISNSAPRNRAVILWNTRPLVQHVDVYIVDEDTLLEHHRLGYMNQAEPSNTSPFNSFLLKLTPDQTVTIYTRTQTAAEVDVEWLVSTVTDFSREAIKRYLFWGVYLGLLFAFILYSAISSFDLRQPKFLAHFSFCVVSLFFVLAYSGITRFADFGIPNTYWFYSMWVLGYGGYIAVILFVMYFFRTSSTMPGMHVWLQVLLMATSLLVLLWLAAPSLPSIYALTPQMASFNLLLYLTFFAVAWHAVKRRQSGALIFLSGQGLVLLLSAVLFFVGESGIIEHLNYVTLAIPLNIFLHITSISLAIGKDGRDGRYELESQKQSMLNQSRFAVIGRSLGMIAHQWRTPLARLGALLSELQTYLEPARTADDHTQRIREVIIPRMRESVAFMGSTVDDFRNFYSSGSTREEFFPDRTIKQVLLMLKEIPLFQRTSVHCHAPDEALCMLGYPGAFAHVLMILLENALDTFSERNTADPSLHISWQQRENTLILQVEDNGGGICIHPVEKIFSSFISSKVHKGMGMGLSIARMLVEERMGGTIQAGNTGRGALFTVTLPLRGSAPLNDSKHVE